The following proteins are encoded in a genomic region of Zea mays cultivar B73 chromosome 9, Zm-B73-REFERENCE-NAM-5.0, whole genome shotgun sequence:
- the LOC103640093 gene encoding uncharacterized protein, with product MAKNVSRAAWNTVYEKGLVDVLLEHKDNPKFKSQNGWTAEGWNSITNKFNERYPLAHYSKQQMQDKDKELKSHYKAVRDSRKESGVGWNDSLCMIVAEPELWEKLILAHPKVAKYQKKPFPLYYSLESLHEGSVATGDLNFTSTQQMPPPSFIHVRPLTAPPGGPLAAPPCGPLATASASATAHSNRSTSEQSHSPLHPHTNPFSMEWQEISNEAQSRRVEGGNGRKRKQSQIGAAIESFVDFKRSATSKTLEGIEEVSMEKCLDKLDRIDGFTDEDRSYAMEVFESAINREVFMKSKNHNARLLWLKRKISVLSGSNT from the exons ATGGCAAAGAATGTTTCTAGGGCAGCTTGGAACACTGTGTATGAGAAAGGTCTGGTTGATGTGCTCCTTGAACATAAGGACAACCCAAAGTTCAAAAGTCAAAATGGTTGGACTGCTGAGGGATGGAACAGTATCACAAACAAGTTCAATGAGAGGTATCCTCTTGCCCATTACTCCAAACAGCAAATGCAAGACAAAGATAAGGAGCTTAAATCTCATTACAAGGCAGTAAGAGATTCAAGGAAAGAAAGTGGGGTGGGTTGGAATGATTCCCTATGTATGATAGTGGCTGAGCCAGAACTTTGGGAAAAGCTCATCCTT GCTCACCCAAAGGTAGCGAAGTACCAAAAGAAGCCATTTCCATTGTACTACTCTTTGGAAAGCCTGCACGAAG GTAGTGTGGCTACAGGAGATTTGAATTTCACATCCACTCAGCAAATGCCACCACCTTCTTTCATTCATGTTCGTCCTCTTACTGCCCCTCCTGGTGGCCCTCTTGCTGCCCCTCCTTGTGGTCCTCTTGCTACAGCTTCCGCTTCTGCTACTGCTCATTCGAACAGGAGTACCTCTGAACAAAGCCACTCTCCCTTACACCCCCACACAAACCCATTCTCCATGGAATGGCAAGAAATATCAAATGAAGCTCAATCAAGACGTGTAGAAGGTGGAAATGGGAGAAAGCGCAAGCAAAGCCAAATTGGAGCAGCCATTGAAAGTTTTGTGGATTTTAAGAGGAGTGCCACATCCAAAACGCTCGAAGGTATTGAAGAAGTGTCTATGGAAAAATGTCTAGACAAGTTGGATAGAATTGATGGGTTCACTGATGAGGATAGATCATATGCAATGGAGGTCTTTGAATCTGCGATAAACAGAGAGGTGTTTATGAAGTCAAAAAACCACAATGCTAGATTACTTTGGTTGAAGAGGAAAATTAG TGTGTTAAGTGGAAGCAACACATGA